A stretch of the Pan troglodytes isolate AG18354 chromosome 20, NHGRI_mPanTro3-v2.0_pri, whole genome shotgun sequence genome encodes the following:
- the SCAMP4 gene encoding secretory carrier-associated membrane protein 4 isoform X2 yields MSEKENNFPPLPKFIPVKPCFYQNFSDEIPVEHQVLVKRIYRLWMFYCATLGVNLIACLAWWIGGGSGTNFGLAFVWLLLFTPCGYVCWFRPVYKAFRADSSFNFMAFFFIFGAQFVLTVIQAIGFSGWGACGWLSAIGFFQYSPGAAVVMLLPAIMFSVSAAMMAIAIMKVHRIYRGAGGSFQKAQTEWNTGTWRNPPSREAQYNNFSGNSLPEYPTVPSYPGSGQWP; encoded by the exons AAAAGGAGAACAACTTCCCGCCACTGCCCAAGTTCATCCCTGTGAAGCCCTGCTTCTACCAGAACTTCTCCGACGAGATCCCAGTGGAGCACCAGGTCCTGGTGAAGAGGATCTACCGGCTGTGGATGT TTTACTGCGCCACCCTCGGCGTCAACCTCATCGCCTGCCTGGCCTGGTGGATCGGCGGAGGCTCGGGGACCAACTTCGGCCTGGCCTTCGTGTGGCTGCTCCTGTTCACGCCTTGTGGCTACGTGTGCTGGTTCCGGCCTGTCTACAAGGCCTTCCG AGCCGACAGCTCCTTTAATTTCATGGCGTTTTTCTTCATCTTCGGAGCCCAGTTTGTCCTGACTGTCATCCAGGCGATTGGCTTCTCCGGCTGGGGCGCGTG CGGCTGGCTGTCGGCAATTGGATTCTTCCAGTACAGCCCGGGCGCTGCCGTGGTCATGCTGCTTCCAGCCATCATGTTCTCCGTGTCGGCTGCCATGATGGCCATCGCGATCATGAAG GTGCACAGGATCTACCGAGGGGCCGGCGGAAGCTTCCAGAAGGCACAGACGGAGTGGAACACGGGCACTTGGCGGAACCCACCGTCGAGGGAGGCCCAGTACAACAACTTCTCAGGCAACAGCCTGCCCGAGtaccccactgtgcccagctacccGGGCAGTGGCCAGTGGCCTTAG
- the SCAMP4 gene encoding secretory carrier-associated membrane protein 4 isoform X1 produces the protein MSEKENNFPPLPKFIPVKPCFYQNFSDEIPVEHQVLVKRIYRLWMFYCATLGVNLIACLAWWIGGGSGTNFGLAFVWLLLFTPCGYVCWFRPVYKAFRGWLSAIGFFQYSPGAAVVMLLPAIMFSVSAAMMAIAIMKVHRIYRGAGGSFQKAQTEWNTGTWRNPPSREAQYNNFSGNSLPEYPTVPSYPGSGQWP, from the exons AAAAGGAGAACAACTTCCCGCCACTGCCCAAGTTCATCCCTGTGAAGCCCTGCTTCTACCAGAACTTCTCCGACGAGATCCCAGTGGAGCACCAGGTCCTGGTGAAGAGGATCTACCGGCTGTGGATGT TTTACTGCGCCACCCTCGGCGTCAACCTCATCGCCTGCCTGGCCTGGTGGATCGGCGGAGGCTCGGGGACCAACTTCGGCCTGGCCTTCGTGTGGCTGCTCCTGTTCACGCCTTGTGGCTACGTGTGCTGGTTCCGGCCTGTCTACAAGGCCTTCCG CGGCTGGCTGTCGGCAATTGGATTCTTCCAGTACAGCCCGGGCGCTGCCGTGGTCATGCTGCTTCCAGCCATCATGTTCTCCGTGTCGGCTGCCATGATGGCCATCGCGATCATGAAG GTGCACAGGATCTACCGAGGGGCCGGCGGAAGCTTCCAGAAGGCACAGACGGAGTGGAACACGGGCACTTGGCGGAACCCACCGTCGAGGGAGGCCCAGTACAACAACTTCTCAGGCAACAGCCTGCCCGAGtaccccactgtgcccagctacccGGGCAGTGGCCAGTGGCCTTAG